The following is a genomic window from Caldisericaceae bacterium.
GACTTCTATAAGAAATTTAAATTTGGGAAATGTAAGCGAATTTTATACTCTAACTGATAAATATGGGATATTTGGAGTACCCATAAAATATGATTGCTACTTGTTTGCTGTTTTAAGACAACCGTTAAATCTTGGCAAAATTAGGATATTATTTAAAAAGTATGTTCCAAAGATAGAGGAGATGATGAAATAATGGAAAAAGTTCTTTCGAAGGTTAAAGACTTGCCGGGAGTTTTAGGAGTCTATTTAATAGATGCTGAAGGTAATTTGCTGTATATAAATTCCAATTTAGATAATTCTCCAATAGAATTATCTTACCTTCTATCTTCTTTAAAAGGGTATTTATCAGAATTACTTAGTCTTTCAAAGTTTGGTAAGTTTAACGAAAGTATTATTAGCGGTTCTACAGGAAGGATTATCTTTTCAGCCTTAAAGAATGGTAGCTTTCTTGTTGTCTTTGCAGAG
Proteins encoded in this region:
- a CDS encoding roadblock/LC7 domain-containing protein, translating into MEKVLSKVKDLPGVLGVYLIDAEGNLLYINSNLDNSPIELSYLLSSLKGYLSELLSLSKFGKFNESIISGSTGRIIFSALKNGSFLVVFAENVSNLGLVKFEIANAIDAISKLI